A genome region from Acidisarcina sp. includes the following:
- a CDS encoding CPBP family intramembrane glutamic endopeptidase: MDWTQAENLLPRQAESQTFAGRRWRDLVELSIGYGLILLAIWTPRPLQTQLSLLALAWVLLATAISFDGWSEMGLRIHGPLRSLWVVGVALLLAATAVLLAVWFGTLHLPGHPALFLQRYWAYAIWAFFQQLLLLDFFLLRLLRLLHGRRAAAVVAAAGLFALAHLPNPVLTPVTLFWGVVACLLFLEYRNVYTLALAHAICGICISVTVPGPVDHNMRVGLGYLTYHPPSYHQRSQKDHTVSTQAWVMAEAPTRRS, translated from the coding sequence ATGGACTGGACGCAGGCGGAGAATTTGTTACCCCGGCAGGCAGAGAGCCAGACCTTTGCAGGACGCAGATGGCGCGATCTGGTGGAGCTCTCGATTGGCTATGGGCTGATCCTGCTCGCAATCTGGACTCCGCGACCCCTGCAAACGCAGTTATCGTTGCTCGCACTGGCCTGGGTACTGTTGGCTACCGCGATCTCTTTCGATGGCTGGAGCGAGATGGGGCTGCGGATCCATGGTCCTCTGCGTTCCTTGTGGGTGGTTGGCGTAGCCCTCCTGCTGGCGGCGACCGCTGTTTTGCTGGCTGTCTGGTTTGGCACCCTGCACCTTCCGGGCCACCCTGCGCTCTTTCTTCAGCGCTACTGGGCCTATGCGATCTGGGCATTTTTCCAACAACTTCTCCTGCTGGATTTCTTCCTGCTGCGGTTGCTTCGTCTGCTACACGGCAGAAGGGCGGCGGCGGTGGTTGCGGCTGCGGGCCTCTTCGCGCTGGCGCATCTTCCGAATCCGGTGCTGACGCCGGTCACCCTCTTCTGGGGCGTCGTCGCATGCCTGCTTTTCCTTGAGTACCGGAACGTGTACACGCTCGCCCTGGCGCATGCCATCTGCGGCATCTGCATCTCGGTCACGGTTCCAGGGCCGGTGGACCACAATATGCGCGTGGGGCTGGGATATTTAACCTATCACCCGCCCAGCTACCATCAGCGAAGCCAGAAGGACCATACGGTGTCCACGCAAGCATGGGTGATGGCGGAGGCCCCCACGCGGCGCTCCTGA
- a CDS encoding diacylglycerol kinase family protein: MMHRVLLLINPLIGQRANRKRDLLRVQDAFRNAGVHVVTRETPDEHGAGALVQAIGAEFDAVIVCGGDGTIFDAVQGAVGTSIPIGIVPFGTGNILAQNLGIPLDAVKAVQALLRSRQRCVPLGRITCGFEGEEPRSWYFLFAAGLGMHASLLGASTAWGKHTIGPAAYYVAGIDLLLRGRIAPFEMETTDEHGRVEVRACCEAIGVRVGALNRWRPGGGLDRGSIRIFAVPGASRAALARASFHAMVLRSTESAGSPAGMRGNAAVISGDFVRAVFRPLPGYRYASPIEVQADGEVLGTSSATLEITDQRVALLTPE; the protein is encoded by the coding sequence ATGATGCATCGAGTTCTCCTGCTGATCAATCCGCTCATCGGACAGCGTGCCAACCGCAAGCGCGATCTGCTGCGCGTGCAGGACGCCTTTCGCAACGCGGGCGTGCATGTGGTGACTCGCGAGACGCCTGACGAACATGGGGCGGGTGCTCTGGTGCAGGCCATCGGAGCGGAGTTCGACGCGGTCATCGTATGCGGCGGCGATGGCACGATCTTCGATGCAGTGCAGGGCGCCGTGGGAACCTCTATCCCCATCGGCATCGTTCCCTTTGGAACAGGCAATATCCTGGCGCAAAATCTGGGCATACCGCTCGATGCGGTAAAAGCAGTGCAGGCGCTGCTGCGTTCGCGGCAACGCTGTGTGCCCCTTGGCAGGATTACCTGCGGCTTCGAAGGCGAAGAGCCGCGAAGCTGGTACTTCCTGTTTGCGGCTGGCCTGGGCATGCATGCCTCGCTGCTGGGAGCTTCAACGGCCTGGGGCAAGCACACCATTGGACCGGCTGCGTATTACGTCGCGGGCATCGATCTGCTGCTTCGCGGCCGCATCGCGCCCTTCGAGATGGAGACGACCGACGAGCATGGCCGGGTAGAGGTGCGCGCGTGCTGCGAGGCCATTGGTGTTCGCGTCGGTGCACTGAACCGGTGGCGGCCGGGCGGCGGCCTGGATCGCGGATCGATCCGCATCTTTGCGGTGCCGGGGGCGTCGCGCGCGGCACTGGCACGAGCTTCCTTCCACGCCATGGTTTTACGCTCGACCGAATCTGCAGGGTCGCCGGCAGGCATGCGAGGAAACGCGGCTGTCATCAGCGGAGATTTTGTGCGCGCCGTCTTCCGGCCGCTGCCGGGATACCGGTATGCCTCGCCCATCGAGGTGCAGGCCGATGGCGAGGTGCTGGGAACCTCCAGCGCCACCTTGGAAATCACCGACCAACGGGTGGCTCTGCTGACGCCGGAGTAG
- the rpoC gene encoding DNA-directed RNA polymerase subunit beta', translating into MYRSSPFELTSPITDFDAIRISLASPEKIRSWSHGEVTKPETINYRTFKPERDGLFCARIFGPVTDWECLCGKYKRMKHRGVICDKCGVEVTLSKVRRERLGHIELASPCSHVWFFKGLPSRIGHLLDISLRDLESVLYFESYVVVDPGDAPVKEREIIKDEARFRELDQQYRPTGFKGMMGAEAIKELLKRVSIDELSIELREKMKQESSLQKRLKYAKRLKVVEAFRKSGNKPQWMILDVIPVIPPELRPLVPLDGGRFATSDLNDLYRRVINRNNRLKKLMDLHAPEVIVRNEKRMLQEAVDALFDNGRRGRVLRGANNRPLKSLSDTLKGKQGRFRQNLLGKRVDYSGRSVIVVGPELKLHQCGLPKKMALELFKPFIYHRLEQTGHCTTIKQAKEMVELQEPIVWDILEEVIKDHPVLLNRAPTLHRLGIQAFEPVLVEGKAIKIHPLVCTAFNADFDGDQMAVHIPLSPEAQVEASVLMLASHNILSPASGQPITVPTQDMVLGLYYLTKAKVGGKGEGRVFANTEEVLMALNAKEVETLSPIRLRYTGNVLDMTTAYDDQDLTHTEPVPYEKQYISTTVGRAILNDALPEGMPYVNGLLKKKGIGQLVNYCYLNLGLEITVKMLDRIKELGFQYATRSGLSVGLDDMVIPDSKGPVVREAEKQAVGIQRQYLDGAITNGERNNKVIQIWSAVTEKVADEMFNNMKNADKAGTMNPIYIMADSGARGSKQQIRQLSGMRGLMARPSGEIIETPIKANFREGLTVLEYFISTHGARKGLADTALKTADSGYLTRRLVDVAQDVIVSEHDCGTVEGIYVTPIVESGEIIEPLRDRIVGRVSLERLKDFEGSVICEVNQEITEDLASAIQAAGIERVKIRSVLTCESKRGVCILCYGRNLASGRLVELGEAVGVIAAQSIGEPGTQLTMRTFHIGGTASRVSEQSRLDAKNNGSVRFINMVSIRSRSGDLVAMNRSGSIAVVDDRGREKERYQVVYGAKLKVEDGAKVTIGQALVEWDPYTFAILTEIGGTVQFKDLLEGITLNEEVDEVTGLSRLVVAESADEKRQPTIVIKGAKGSKRYLMPSRAHLMMQDGDEVFPGDIIAKIPRETTRTKDITGGLPRVVELFEARKPRETAIISEIDGVVKFGDVSKGQRKIYVTADNGEEKEYSVPRGIHINVQEGERLHAGEALMDGPLNPHDILAVLGEKELQSYLVNEIQEVYRLQGVTISDKHIETIVRQMLRWVKIEEVGDTSFLLEQQIDKFRFREENERVIAKGGRPAIGRPLLLGITKASLSTDSFISAASFQETTRVLTEASINGAVDNLRGLKENVIVGRLIPAGTGMEYYRNIQLSPELEEAAAKVQQEVNAAHEEAERELEMMRQEGEAEELAAE; encoded by the coding sequence TTGTACCGTTCCAGCCCATTTGAACTCACCAGCCCGATCACGGACTTCGACGCAATTCGCATCAGTCTTGCTTCGCCAGAAAAGATCCGCAGCTGGTCTCACGGCGAAGTCACGAAGCCCGAGACAATCAACTACCGAACCTTCAAGCCGGAGCGCGATGGACTCTTCTGCGCCCGCATCTTTGGCCCAGTCACCGACTGGGAATGCCTTTGCGGCAAGTACAAGCGGATGAAGCACCGCGGCGTGATCTGCGACAAGTGCGGCGTGGAAGTTACGCTGTCCAAGGTTCGCCGCGAACGCCTGGGCCACATCGAGCTGGCTTCGCCCTGCTCGCACGTCTGGTTCTTCAAGGGCCTGCCATCGCGTATTGGCCATCTGCTCGATATCTCTCTGCGTGATCTGGAGAGCGTGCTCTATTTCGAGAGCTACGTGGTGGTCGATCCGGGTGACGCGCCGGTGAAGGAACGCGAGATCATCAAGGACGAGGCGCGCTTCCGCGAGCTCGACCAGCAGTACCGCCCCACCGGCTTCAAGGGCATGATGGGTGCGGAGGCGATCAAGGAACTGCTCAAGCGGGTGAGCATCGACGAGTTGTCGATCGAGCTGCGCGAGAAGATGAAGCAGGAATCGTCGCTGCAGAAGCGGCTGAAGTATGCCAAGCGCCTGAAAGTGGTTGAGGCGTTCCGCAAGTCCGGCAACAAGCCGCAGTGGATGATTCTCGACGTAATCCCGGTGATTCCGCCGGAGCTGCGCCCCCTGGTGCCGCTCGATGGCGGACGCTTCGCCACGTCGGATCTGAACGATCTCTACCGTCGCGTGATCAACCGCAACAACCGCCTCAAGAAGCTCATGGATCTGCATGCGCCCGAGGTGATTGTGCGCAACGAAAAGCGCATGCTGCAGGAGGCCGTAGACGCACTGTTCGACAACGGCCGTCGTGGCCGCGTGCTGCGCGGTGCGAACAATCGTCCGCTCAAGTCGCTGTCGGATACGCTCAAGGGCAAGCAGGGCCGCTTCCGTCAGAACCTGCTGGGCAAGCGCGTGGACTATTCGGGCCGTTCGGTGATCGTGGTTGGTCCGGAGCTGAAGCTGCACCAGTGCGGTCTGCCGAAGAAGATGGCGCTCGAACTCTTCAAGCCGTTTATCTATCACCGGCTGGAGCAGACAGGGCATTGCACTACCATCAAGCAGGCCAAGGAGATGGTCGAGCTTCAGGAGCCCATTGTGTGGGACATCCTGGAAGAGGTCATCAAGGATCACCCGGTGCTGCTGAACCGCGCGCCAACGCTGCACCGTCTTGGCATCCAGGCGTTTGAGCCGGTGCTGGTGGAAGGCAAGGCAATCAAGATTCACCCGCTGGTCTGCACCGCGTTCAACGCAGACTTCGACGGCGATCAGATGGCCGTGCACATTCCGCTGTCGCCTGAGGCGCAGGTGGAAGCCAGCGTTCTGATGCTGGCCTCGCACAACATCCTGTCTCCGGCATCGGGTCAGCCGATTACGGTACCGACGCAGGACATGGTTCTCGGTCTCTACTATCTGACCAAGGCCAAGGTTGGCGGCAAGGGCGAGGGACGAGTCTTCGCCAACACGGAAGAAGTGTTGATGGCTCTGAACGCGAAGGAAGTGGAGACGCTGTCGCCGATTCGCCTGCGGTACACGGGGAACGTGCTCGACATGACGACCGCTTATGACGATCAGGACCTGACGCACACCGAGCCGGTTCCGTATGAGAAGCAGTACATCTCGACGACGGTGGGCCGCGCGATTCTGAACGATGCTTTGCCGGAGGGCATGCCGTATGTAAACGGCCTGCTGAAGAAGAAGGGCATTGGTCAGCTGGTGAACTACTGCTATCTGAACCTTGGCCTGGAAATCACGGTGAAGATGCTGGACCGCATCAAGGAACTGGGCTTCCAGTACGCGACGCGTTCGGGCCTGTCGGTCGGCCTTGACGACATGGTGATTCCGGACTCGAAGGGACCGGTGGTGCGCGAAGCCGAGAAGCAGGCGGTCGGCATTCAGCGGCAATATCTTGACGGTGCGATCACCAATGGCGAGCGCAACAACAAGGTTATCCAGATCTGGTCGGCGGTAACGGAAAAGGTTGCCGATGAGATGTTCAACAACATGAAGAACGCCGACAAGGCCGGCACCATGAACCCGATTTACATCATGGCCGACTCTGGCGCTCGTGGATCGAAGCAGCAGATTCGCCAGCTTTCGGGTATGCGCGGACTGATGGCGCGTCCTTCCGGCGAAATCATCGAGACACCGATCAAGGCGAACTTCCGCGAAGGTCTTACGGTTCTGGAGTACTTCATCTCGACGCACGGCGCGCGTAAGGGCCTTGCGGATACCGCTCTGAAGACTGCCGATTCCGGCTACCTGACCCGCCGGCTAGTGGACGTGGCGCAGGACGTGATCGTCAGCGAGCACGATTGCGGTACGGTCGAGGGGATTTACGTGACCCCGATCGTCGAGTCGGGCGAAATCATCGAGCCGCTGCGCGACCGCATTGTGGGCCGCGTCTCACTCGAGCGCCTGAAGGACTTTGAAGGCTCGGTCATCTGCGAGGTGAACCAGGAAATTACCGAGGATCTGGCGTCGGCGATTCAGGCAGCCGGTATCGAGAGGGTGAAGATCCGCTCGGTGCTGACCTGCGAATCCAAGCGTGGCGTCTGCATTCTCTGCTATGGCCGCAACCTGGCATCGGGCAGGCTGGTGGAGCTTGGCGAGGCTGTCGGTGTTATCGCCGCACAGTCGATTGGCGAGCCTGGAACGCAGCTCACGATGCGTACCTTCCATATCGGTGGTACGGCATCGCGTGTTTCGGAGCAGTCGCGACTCGACGCCAAGAATAATGGCTCGGTGCGGTTCATCAACATGGTTTCGATCCGCTCGCGTTCGGGAGACCTGGTTGCGATGAATCGTTCCGGTTCGATCGCCGTGGTTGACGATCGTGGCCGCGAAAAGGAACGCTACCAGGTTGTGTACGGCGCCAAGCTGAAGGTTGAGGATGGAGCCAAGGTCACCATCGGTCAGGCATTGGTCGAGTGGGATCCTTACACCTTCGCCATCCTCACGGAGATTGGCGGTACGGTCCAGTTCAAGGATCTGCTGGAAGGCATCACGCTGAACGAGGAAGTCGACGAAGTCACCGGTCTATCGCGGCTGGTGGTTGCGGAGTCTGCCGACGAGAAGCGCCAGCCAACCATCGTTATCAAGGGAGCAAAGGGCAGCAAGCGTTACCTGATGCCCAGCAGAGCCCACCTGATGATGCAGGATGGCGACGAAGTCTTCCCTGGAGACATCATCGCGAAGATTCCTCGCGAGACCACCCGCACCAAGGACATCACCGGCGGTCTGCCGCGCGTTGTGGAGTTGTTCGAAGCCCGCAAGCCGCGCGAGACGGCCATCATCAGCGAGATCGATGGTGTGGTGAAGTTCGGCGATGTGTCCAAGGGACAGCGCAAGATCTATGTGACCGCGGATAACGGCGAGGAGAAGGAGTACTCCGTGCCGCGCGGCATCCACATCAACGTGCAGGAGGGAGAACGCCTGCACGCCGGTGAGGCGCTGATGGACGGACCGCTCAATCCGCACGACATTCTTGCCGTACTCGGTGAGAAGGAACTGCAGTCTTACCTGGTGAACGAGATCCAGGAAGTCTACCGTCTGCAGGGCGTGACGATCTCGGATAAGCACATCGAGACCATCGTGCGGCAGATGCTTCGCTGGGTGAAGATCGAAGAAGTCGGCGACACCAGCTTCCTGCTGGAGCAGCAGATCGACAAGTTCCGCTTCCGCGAGGAGAACGAACGGGTCATCGCCAAGGGTGGCCGTCCAGCGATCGGACGTCCGCTGCTGCTGGGCATCACCAAGGCCTCGCTCTCGACGGACTCGTTCATCTCCGCGGCATCGTTCCAGGAGACGACGCGAGTTCTTACCGAAGCGTCGATCAATGGCGCGGTGGACAATCTGCGCGGCCTGAAGGAGAACGTGATTGTGGGCCGTCTGATCCCTGCCGGAACCGGCATGGAGTACTACCGCAACATCCAGCTCTCGCCGGAACTCGAGGAGGCGGCTGCCAAGGTGCAGCAGGAAGTGAATGCCGCACACGAAGAAGCCGAGCGCGAACTGGAGATGATGCGGCAGGAAGGCGAAGCCGAGGAACTGGCTGCCGAATAA
- a CDS encoding SRPBCC family protein, with translation MSKATFVYVAYIATTPQKVFDALIDSEATRQYWWNHRNASDWKTGSEWQHQDYDDATKVDIVGKVVESTPPQRLVVTWANPGDAGDPEKHSRVTYQIEPYMDIVRLTVTHEDLEPGSEMLDGISRGWPAVLSSLKTFLETGQPLSISTKRTERPPQ, from the coding sequence ATGAGTAAAGCAACCTTCGTATACGTCGCCTACATTGCCACCACGCCGCAAAAGGTCTTTGACGCGCTCATCGATAGCGAAGCCACCCGCCAATACTGGTGGAATCACAGAAACGCCTCCGACTGGAAGACTGGATCGGAGTGGCAGCATCAGGATTACGACGATGCCACCAAGGTCGATATTGTGGGGAAGGTCGTCGAGAGCACCCCTCCGCAGCGCCTCGTGGTTACGTGGGCCAACCCCGGCGATGCCGGAGACCCGGAGAAGCACTCCCGCGTCACCTACCAGATTGAGCCCTACATGGACATCGTCCGCCTCACCGTCACGCATGAGGACCTCGAGCCCGGCTCGGAGATGCTGGACGGCATCAGCCGTGGATGGCCTGCCGTGCTCTCCAGCCTCAAGACCTTTCTGGAGACCGGTCAGCCCCTCTCCATCTCCACCAAACGAACGGAGCGGCCGCCACAGTAG
- a CDS encoding glycoside hydrolase family 3 N-terminal domain-containing protein, with product MFKKPFAALIFALAMLAFLNPELVVAAPKKADARKTTAVSQGAAVAPPNAQLADPKLNQRVEKLLQQMTLEEKVGQLVQYSAGAATGPGTGRGGYEEGIARGQIGSLLNAVGADKTNAYQHIAVEKSRLHIPLIFGYDVIHGHRTTFPVPLALAASFDPHAAEIVARTSAVEARADGVQWVFSPMVDIARDARWGRITESAGEDPYLGSAIARAWIRGYQQGDLSNPQSVAACVKHFAAYGAAIAGRDYNAVDMSEVTLRQVYLEPYRAAVEAGAATLMSSFNSINGVPATANPFTLTQILRKEWKFDGFVVSDWGAVSELLNHDIAPNGAAAAQKALTAGVDMDMEGGLYGTHLVSLVRSGELKESVVDEAVRRILRVKFALGLFEHPYAEKSAPYVATPEKREITRKIAEETLVLLKNEPLQGTGRLLPLKPSAHAIALIGPMADAKGEMLGSWAGSGNPDDAITLRQALEQRLGSGKVLYAKGTELKSESTEGFEAAIAAAKQADLVLMALGEEANDTGEAASRMNLGLTGNQQQLLEAVAATGKPIVLVLFNGRPLALPWAAKNIPAILEAWYPGIEAGNAVANVLLGEVNPSGKLPASFPYSVGQEPLSYSQFPTGRPIVDPDGVADVSDRGKYGSRYIDGPNDPIYPFGWGLSYTQFSYSPLTLNNAQVPLAAINADRKPASGPIKVGVFVKNTGTVPGTEVVQLYIHNTSASLEQPVRELKGFERVTLAPGEQKHVEFTLGFEELAFYNANLERVVEPTKYRIVVGGSSKAIEHTEVEITK from the coding sequence ATGTTTAAAAAGCCCTTCGCCGCCCTCATCTTCGCCCTCGCGATGCTCGCGTTTCTGAATCCAGAGCTTGTAGTGGCTGCTCCTAAAAAAGCAGACGCCAGGAAGACCACCGCTGTTTCACAGGGGGCGGCTGTTGCGCCTCCCAATGCGCAACTTGCGGATCCGAAGCTGAACCAGCGCGTCGAAAAGCTGCTGCAGCAGATGACGCTCGAAGAGAAGGTCGGGCAGCTTGTGCAGTACTCCGCCGGCGCAGCCACCGGCCCCGGAACCGGCCGCGGCGGTTACGAAGAGGGCATCGCCAGGGGACAGATTGGCTCGCTGCTTAACGCCGTTGGGGCGGACAAGACGAACGCCTATCAGCACATCGCCGTTGAAAAATCCCGTCTCCACATCCCCCTCATCTTCGGCTATGACGTCATCCACGGCCACCGCACAACCTTTCCTGTTCCCCTGGCGCTCGCTGCCAGCTTCGATCCCCATGCGGCCGAGATCGTAGCCCGCACCAGCGCGGTGGAAGCCCGCGCCGACGGTGTGCAGTGGGTCTTCTCCCCCATGGTCGATATCGCCCGCGATGCCCGCTGGGGACGAATCACAGAGAGCGCAGGCGAAGATCCTTACCTGGGCAGCGCCATTGCCCGCGCCTGGATTCGCGGCTATCAGCAGGGCGACCTGAGCAATCCGCAGTCTGTCGCAGCCTGCGTCAAGCATTTCGCGGCCTACGGTGCAGCCATCGCCGGGCGTGACTACAACGCGGTCGATATGTCCGAGGTCACTCTGCGGCAGGTCTACCTTGAGCCCTACCGCGCCGCGGTGGAGGCTGGCGCGGCCACGCTGATGAGCTCCTTCAACTCCATCAACGGTGTTCCCGCAACCGCCAATCCTTTCACGCTGACGCAGATTCTTCGCAAGGAGTGGAAGTTCGATGGCTTTGTGGTCAGCGACTGGGGAGCCGTCAGCGAGTTGCTGAATCATGACATCGCACCGAACGGCGCCGCTGCCGCGCAGAAGGCGCTCACCGCCGGGGTGGACATGGACATGGAAGGCGGCCTCTACGGGACGCACCTCGTCTCCTTGGTGCGCTCCGGCGAACTCAAGGAATCCGTCGTGGACGAGGCAGTGCGCCGCATCCTGCGCGTGAAGTTCGCCCTCGGCCTCTTTGAGCATCCTTACGCGGAAAAGAGTGCCCCCTACGTCGCCACTCCGGAGAAGCGGGAGATCACCCGCAAGATTGCTGAAGAGACGCTTGTCCTGCTGAAGAACGAACCGTTGCAGGGAACCGGCCGCTTGCTTCCTCTCAAGCCATCGGCACACGCAATCGCCCTCATCGGCCCCATGGCCGACGCCAAAGGCGAGATGCTCGGCTCCTGGGCAGGTTCCGGAAATCCTGACGATGCTATTACCCTGCGGCAGGCCCTCGAACAGCGCCTCGGCTCCGGCAAGGTGCTCTATGCCAAGGGAACCGAGTTGAAGAGCGAGAGCACGGAGGGATTTGAAGCCGCCATTGCCGCCGCAAAGCAGGCGGATCTGGTGCTGATGGCGCTCGGCGAAGAGGCAAACGATACCGGGGAGGCAGCCTCCCGCATGAACCTGGGATTGACCGGGAACCAGCAGCAGCTCCTCGAAGCCGTTGCCGCCACTGGCAAACCCATTGTCCTGGTGCTCTTCAACGGCCGTCCGCTCGCGCTGCCGTGGGCCGCAAAGAACATTCCCGCGATTCTTGAGGCGTGGTATCCCGGCATCGAGGCTGGCAATGCTGTCGCCAACGTTCTGCTGGGCGAAGTGAATCCCAGCGGCAAGTTGCCCGCCAGCTTCCCCTACAGCGTCGGGCAGGAGCCTCTCTCCTACTCGCAATTCCCCACCGGGCGGCCGATCGTGGACCCGGATGGAGTGGCCGACGTCTCGGATCGCGGAAAGTACGGCTCCCGCTACATCGACGGCCCGAACGATCCCATTTATCCCTTCGGATGGGGTCTCTCATACACCCAGTTCTCCTACTCCCCGCTCACCCTCAACAACGCGCAGGTGCCGCTCGCCGCGATCAACGCCGACCGCAAGCCTGCCAGCGGCCCCATCAAGGTAGGAGTCTTCGTCAAGAACACCGGCACCGTCCCTGGCACGGAAGTGGTGCAGCTCTATATCCACAACACCTCGGCCAGCCTTGAACAGCCGGTTCGCGAGCTGAAGGGCTTTGAGCGCGTCACCCTCGCTCCCGGTGAGCAGAAGCATGTCGAGTTCACGCTCGGCTTCGAGGAACTGGCCTTCTACAACGCCAACCTCGAACGCGTGGTTGAGCCGACCAAATATCGCATCGTCGTCGGAGGCAGCTCCAAAGCGATCGAACACACGGAAGTGGAGATCACGAAATAG
- a CDS encoding CPBP family intramembrane glutamic endopeptidase, whose product MLFRPSIFLAALYTLLPFLTAAFFPRRLAAAVDALPARVRLLSPALLCLPYLLVACSSGVFRWRWLAVYALLPVAVSALMSEARRADPGQRGNWRDFLVLAALGLAVDLRWFETAWPAHLTVFNKILLLDAGVYGFLLIRQLDGVGFDLRLRLRDLGIGFREFALYTPIAIALGLSIGFLHLHGSWPWLPKIAGAFLFTFFFIAVPEELFFRGWLQNLLERRFGRYPALLVTAALFGLAHFNKRALHFNWRYVLLATIAGIFYGRAWRQERRVGASAITHACVDTVWSFWLR is encoded by the coding sequence ATGCTCTTCCGCCCGTCCATCTTCCTCGCGGCACTCTACACGCTGCTGCCGTTCCTGACGGCGGCGTTTTTCCCTCGAAGGCTCGCCGCCGCAGTCGACGCGCTCCCGGCAAGGGTGCGGCTGCTGAGCCCGGCCCTTTTGTGCCTGCCGTATCTGCTGGTAGCGTGTTCCTCCGGAGTCTTCCGCTGGCGATGGCTGGCCGTGTACGCGCTGCTGCCTGTGGCGGTGTCCGCACTGATGAGCGAGGCCAGGCGCGCCGATCCTGGGCAGCGGGGCAACTGGCGCGACTTTCTGGTTCTCGCTGCGCTTGGCCTGGCGGTCGATCTGCGCTGGTTCGAGACGGCATGGCCGGCCCATCTCACGGTCTTTAACAAGATCCTGCTGCTCGATGCCGGTGTGTATGGGTTTCTGCTGATCCGGCAGCTCGACGGCGTGGGATTTGATCTTCGCCTGCGCCTGCGCGACCTTGGCATAGGATTCCGCGAGTTCGCCCTCTACACACCCATCGCAATTGCCCTTGGACTTAGCATCGGCTTTCTCCACCTGCATGGGTCCTGGCCGTGGCTGCCAAAGATCGCAGGCGCATTTCTCTTCACATTCTTCTTTATCGCCGTTCCAGAGGAGCTGTTCTTTCGGGGATGGTTGCAAAACCTGCTCGAACGGCGCTTCGGGCGCTATCCCGCGCTGCTGGTCACGGCGGCTCTGTTTGGGCTGGCGCACTTCAACAAGCGGGCCTTGCACTTCAACTGGCGCTATGTGTTGCTGGCCACGATCGCAGGCATCTTCTACGGCCGTGCGTGGCGTCAGGAGCGCCGCGTGGGGGCCTCCGCCATCACCCATGCTTGCGTGGACACCGTATGGTCCTTCTGGCTTCGCTGA
- a CDS encoding helix-turn-helix domain-containing protein: MPASMDNVFRALADPVRRSLLDRLYAENGQTLGQLSKDLAMTRQAVTKHLAILQAANLVSTVWHGREKLHYLNPVPIHEVYERWIGKFEPRRLRALHALKTSLEGDQHE, translated from the coding sequence ATGCCAGCCAGCATGGACAACGTCTTTCGGGCACTCGCCGATCCGGTCCGGAGAAGCCTCCTTGACCGGCTCTATGCGGAGAACGGGCAGACCCTGGGCCAGCTCTCGAAAGACCTCGCCATGACCCGGCAGGCGGTCACCAAGCATCTGGCCATCCTGCAAGCGGCGAATCTCGTCTCGACCGTATGGCACGGACGCGAAAAGCTGCACTACCTCAATCCCGTTCCGATACACGAGGTCTACGAGCGCTGGATTGGGAAATTTGAGCCCAGGCGCCTGCGCGCCCTGCATGCCCTCAAGACATCCCTGGAAGGAGATCAGCATGAGTAA
- a CDS encoding thioredoxin family protein, translated as MPMFSASRVTSAIAGLLVLVSSLPALAAPQIYSESADAKADIRQALSVAARQHKNVLLDFGGNWCGDCMVLDLYLHDPGNAAILAANYVLVDVNIGRYDRNLDVAKQYGIPLEKGVPALAILDGNGKLLYSQRNGEFEAMRRMDVASVSSFLTKWKPALRHASRQPAPCSTAAGKANC; from the coding sequence ATGCCGATGTTCTCAGCTTCCCGGGTCACTTCCGCCATTGCTGGCCTGCTGGTGCTGGTGAGTTCGTTGCCTGCGCTTGCCGCTCCGCAGATCTACTCCGAATCCGCAGATGCCAAGGCCGATATTCGGCAGGCGCTATCCGTGGCGGCGCGCCAGCACAAGAATGTCCTGCTGGATTTTGGCGGGAACTGGTGCGGGGACTGCATGGTGCTGGACCTGTATCTGCACGACCCTGGGAATGCGGCGATTCTTGCCGCCAACTACGTGCTGGTGGATGTGAACATCGGCCGCTACGACCGCAACCTTGACGTGGCGAAGCAGTACGGCATTCCGCTGGAGAAGGGTGTGCCCGCGCTGGCCATTCTGGATGGGAACGGAAAGCTGCTCTACAGCCAGCGAAATGGCGAGTTTGAAGCGATGCGCCGGATGGATGTGGCGAGCGTGAGCAGCTTCCTTACGAAGTGGAAGCCGGCGTTGCGCCATGCCTCCCGGCAGCCGGCTCCGTGTTCGACGGCTGCTGGCAAGGCTAACTGCTAG